From Limisphaera ngatamarikiensis, one genomic window encodes:
- a CDS encoding VPDSG-CTERM sorting domain-containing protein has translation MNITDQRSRVSGQWLEAGSDSDGNAWKETGLFNRASTSTDLLFWNQSFGSQGWSWSRGAVGPFSLWLAADAAPWTLPLPDGGVGSLPGTGASVAAESRTRFLFNAPEMAFTLQAEAWWNYNAREQNVSLVLRDLTLDEVLLQWQLMDAPVSAWSESYRFNVNPGHEYEMVLSGWVEAWDAKNADLRLWVGWEWPGGELRIARVPDSGSAAALLILALGGLWTLRRVTLTSK, from the coding sequence GTGAACATCACGGACCAACGGTCGCGTGTGTCCGGTCAATGGTTGGAGGCGGGATCGGACTCCGACGGCAACGCCTGGAAGGAAACCGGCCTCTTCAACCGGGCTTCCACCAGCACGGATCTGCTGTTTTGGAACCAAAGCTTCGGTTCACAGGGTTGGTCGTGGTCGAGGGGGGCTGTGGGCCCCTTCTCGCTCTGGCTTGCCGCGGATGCAGCGCCGTGGACGTTGCCGCTCCCGGATGGCGGTGTGGGGAGCCTGCCCGGCACCGGCGCTTCCGTGGCGGCCGAGTCCCGGACGCGGTTCCTGTTCAACGCGCCGGAGATGGCCTTCACCCTGCAGGCCGAGGCATGGTGGAATTACAATGCCCGGGAACAGAACGTGAGCCTTGTCCTGCGGGATCTGACCTTGGACGAGGTGCTTTTGCAGTGGCAGTTGATGGATGCACCCGTCTCCGCCTGGTCGGAGTCCTACCGGTTTAATGTGAACCCGGGGCACGAGTACGAGATGGTGCTCAGCGGTTGGGTGGAGGCCTGGGACGCGAAGAACGCGGATTTGCGATTGTGGGTGGGATGGGAATGGCCCGGGGGGGAACTGAGGATCGCACGTGTGCCGGACAGTGGCAGTGCGGCGGCGTTGTTGATCCTCGCCCTGGGCGGGCTCTGGACCCTCCGCCGTGTCACGTTGACGAGCAAATGA
- a CDS encoding polysaccharide pyruvyl transferase family protein yields the protein MRVGILGTPVSSGNRGVMALGASLVSLCFRAGATDVVMFVGHHQPCDVTFRVGDELRNVRVVNYRLSPRARLQEHLAWILCASLLYRAVPWPPLRRWLSRHTPWIAALEEVDFAGDIRGGDSFSDIYGWRRFLLGFAAAWTVICIKGGLVQFPQTYGPYGRCWVRVLARWLLRRAPVIVARDRESQRVAQNLVGNTRRVLLSPDVAFALEARRPDRIELDPPLPGNVGGILGSSPPIGLNVNGLMYNGGYTRANMFGLRLDYRAFLPRLVEALLREHPGELWLVPHTYAPAESVESDPEACRLVRDALPEPLRGRIRLVTGRYDCQELKGVIGLCDFFIGSRMHACIAALSQGVPTVGVAYSRKFEGVFESVGVRDWVVDGRTANDREAVDRVLRLYRRRNEVRAPLQTAAAHARQELDRIFRDLLRVAAGHGLEGGSEAESTRSAPAAIAGRAGRG from the coding sequence GTGAGGGTTGGCATCCTGGGCACGCCGGTGAGTTCGGGCAACCGGGGCGTGATGGCGCTGGGGGCCTCGCTGGTTTCCCTTTGCTTTCGGGCGGGTGCAACGGATGTGGTGATGTTCGTGGGACATCATCAACCCTGCGACGTGACCTTCCGCGTCGGTGATGAACTCCGGAACGTGCGCGTGGTGAATTACCGGCTCTCGCCCCGGGCACGGCTGCAGGAGCACCTTGCCTGGATCCTTTGCGCTTCCCTGTTGTATCGCGCCGTGCCATGGCCGCCGCTGAGGCGCTGGCTGAGTCGTCACACGCCATGGATCGCGGCCCTGGAGGAGGTGGATTTCGCCGGAGACATCCGGGGCGGGGACAGTTTCAGTGACATCTACGGGTGGCGCCGCTTTTTGCTCGGGTTTGCGGCGGCCTGGACGGTGATCTGCATCAAGGGCGGGCTGGTACAGTTCCCCCAAACTTACGGGCCTTATGGGCGTTGCTGGGTGCGTGTTCTGGCCCGGTGGTTGTTGCGTCGGGCGCCGGTCATTGTGGCGCGGGATCGGGAAAGCCAACGGGTGGCACAGAACCTTGTGGGCAACACGCGCCGGGTGTTGCTCAGCCCCGACGTGGCCTTTGCCCTGGAGGCGCGCAGACCGGACCGGATCGAGCTGGACCCGCCACTGCCCGGCAACGTGGGGGGTATCTTGGGCTCCAGCCCGCCCATAGGATTGAACGTGAATGGCCTCATGTACAACGGCGGCTATACCCGCGCCAACATGTTCGGGCTGAGGCTCGATTACCGGGCTTTCCTGCCGCGCCTTGTGGAGGCCCTGTTGCGGGAACACCCGGGTGAACTATGGCTGGTGCCGCATACATATGCGCCTGCAGAAAGCGTGGAAAGCGATCCCGAGGCCTGCCGACTCGTGCGCGATGCACTGCCGGAGCCCCTCCGCGGGCGGATTCGGCTGGTGACCGGCCGGTACGATTGTCAGGAGCTCAAGGGCGTGATCGGGTTGTGCGATTTCTTCATCGGTTCGCGAATGCACGCCTGCATTGCGGCCTTGTCCCAGGGCGTTCCCACGGTGGGCGTGGCCTACAGTCGGAAATTTGAAGGAGTGTTCGAATCGGTGGGCGTGCGCGACTGGGTGGTGGATGGACGGACAGCAAACGATCGGGAGGCGGTGGATCGCGTGCTCCGCTTGTACCGGCGGCGGAACGAGGTTCGTGCACCGTTGCAGACAGCCGCGGCGCACGCGCGTCAAGAATTGGACCGCATTTTTCGTGATTTGCTCAGGGTCGCGGCCGGCCACGGCCTTGAAGGAGGCTCGGAGGCCGAATCGACCCGATCGGCCCCGGCCGCCATTGCAGGACGAGCCGGTCGGGGTTGA
- a CDS encoding CapA family protein, giving the protein MASVLIGADLCPIGENLPYFERGDAEALFHDLLPLFREADLVVANLECPLIEHESPIRKTGPIFGAPVHCVEALRAAGIGLINLANNHIMDHGEAGLRCTMEVCRRAGIATVGAGLNLHEAARPHVADLGGLKVGFVSVAEREFSIAGPAAPGANPLDVIDLVRRVRTEAHEWDHWIVLYHGAAEFQPVTPQVQRVCRFLVDLGATAVVVQHPHQLGGWEQYRHGYIVYGQGALVMDEPIYRDKPGFHEGFLVRLQLERGKAAVMDCIPFRQSKPPPGARLLDTADASAWYERMEARNRRVADPALVEDEWLRFCQENRHDAISTVLGHGRILRWLNRRGWVERLWPGERRMRGVRNMILCETHREMLQTVFDRWWYPPGGESS; this is encoded by the coding sequence ATGGCGTCGGTGCTCATCGGAGCTGACCTGTGTCCCATTGGTGAGAATCTCCCGTACTTCGAACGCGGTGATGCGGAGGCTTTGTTCCATGATCTTTTGCCGCTGTTTCGGGAGGCAGACCTGGTGGTGGCCAACCTGGAGTGCCCGCTCATCGAACACGAGTCCCCCATCCGGAAAACAGGACCCATATTTGGCGCGCCGGTACATTGCGTTGAGGCCTTGCGTGCCGCCGGGATCGGGCTCATCAACCTGGCCAACAATCATATCATGGATCACGGGGAAGCGGGTCTACGGTGCACCATGGAGGTTTGCCGGAGGGCCGGCATTGCCACGGTGGGCGCCGGCTTGAATCTTCACGAGGCGGCCCGTCCACACGTAGCCGACCTGGGGGGTCTGAAGGTGGGTTTCGTGTCGGTGGCGGAACGGGAGTTCTCCATCGCCGGCCCCGCCGCTCCCGGCGCCAACCCCCTGGATGTGATTGACCTGGTTCGGCGGGTCAGGACCGAGGCGCACGAGTGGGACCACTGGATTGTGCTCTATCACGGAGCTGCGGAATTTCAGCCCGTTACTCCGCAAGTTCAGCGGGTATGCCGCTTCCTGGTTGATTTGGGGGCGACCGCCGTTGTGGTCCAGCACCCGCATCAGCTCGGGGGATGGGAACAGTACCGTCACGGCTACATTGTCTACGGCCAGGGCGCGCTGGTGATGGACGAGCCGATTTACCGGGACAAACCGGGTTTTCACGAGGGCTTCCTGGTGCGGTTGCAACTGGAGCGTGGAAAAGCGGCGGTCATGGATTGCATTCCCTTCCGTCAATCCAAACCACCTCCGGGTGCCCGGCTGCTGGACACGGCCGACGCCTCTGCGTGGTATGAACGGATGGAAGCACGGAATCGGCGAGTCGCTGATCCGGCCTTGGTGGAGGACGAGTGGCTCAGGTTTTGCCAGGAAAACCGGCATGACGCGATCAGCACGGTGCTCGGCCATGGCCGGATCCTGCGATGGTTGAACCGCAGGGGATGGGTGGAGCGGTTGTGGCCGGGCGAGAGACGCATGCGCGGGGTCAGAAACATGATCCTGTGCGAAACGCATCGGGAGATGCTGCAGACCGTGTTTGACCGTTGGTGGTATCCCCCGGGAGGTGAGTCGTCGTGA
- a CDS encoding antibiotic acetyltransferase yields the protein MHHAAEQGSLDGMLGRARWLLPLYKRCGSETLRRPLRRCIVQWEGGPAFSLTIREILWRYHGLHIGAYSHWPWREKPGVFHRGTLVGRYCWIADTVRTFTRNHPSDLLSTHGFFYNPEMGKVSGAALTFGELEIGHGAWLGHNVIVVPPTRRIGVGAVVQPGSVVCMDVPDYAVVSGFPARVVGWRISKAEIAACVASRWWERSPRDLFETMSGRPGEQAAQPAGHDRETES from the coding sequence ATGCATCACGCTGCGGAACAGGGGTCGTTGGATGGGATGCTCGGGCGCGCCCGTTGGTTGCTGCCACTCTACAAGAGGTGTGGGAGCGAGACGCTGCGCCGGCCACTCCGAAGGTGCATTGTCCAATGGGAGGGCGGTCCTGCCTTTTCGCTGACCATCCGGGAGATTCTATGGCGTTATCATGGTCTGCATATCGGCGCATATAGCCATTGGCCGTGGCGAGAGAAGCCCGGCGTATTTCATCGGGGCACGCTTGTCGGGCGGTATTGCTGGATCGCAGACACCGTCCGCACATTTACGCGAAACCATCCCTCCGATTTGTTGTCGACCCATGGGTTTTTCTACAATCCGGAAATGGGAAAAGTGTCCGGTGCCGCCCTGACCTTTGGCGAGTTGGAGATCGGACACGGCGCGTGGCTGGGGCATAACGTGATTGTGGTTCCGCCGACCCGGCGTATCGGAGTGGGTGCGGTGGTGCAGCCCGGCTCGGTCGTATGCATGGACGTACCGGATTACGCTGTCGTGAGCGGGTTTCCTGCGCGGGTGGTCGGGTGGCGGATCTCCAAGGCCGAGATCGCAGCCTGCGTAGCTTCCCGTTGGTGGGAACGTTCTCCACGGGATCTTTTCGAGACGATGAGCGGTCGGCCCGGTGAACAGGCAGCGCAACCTGCCGGGCATGATCGGGAGACGGAAAGCTGA
- a CDS encoding CatB-related O-acetyltransferase, translated as MPATSQKSEGFSSWLGRCVAVRVYGRVSRGFQASLRRLVMRLEGGPVYSVSVREILKRYHGVTVGMYTIGPCEAGPDNFAPGTVIGRYCSIYYTARVLEEDGPAGLVRWGPAWVPGAPRSAPLNLRKEGTVVGHDVYIGHNAVLLPSVSRVGHGAIVGAGSVVREDVPPYAVVTGNPARVVRYRFRPATVEKLLSEQWWLKSIDELIDLGIQLNRPIEVNEGR; from the coding sequence GCGACGTCGCAAAAGTCGGAGGGTTTCAGCTCATGGTTGGGGCGCTGCGTTGCTGTACGGGTGTATGGCCGTGTGAGCCGCGGTTTCCAGGCATCGTTGCGTCGGCTGGTGATGCGTTTGGAGGGAGGACCGGTGTATTCTGTCAGCGTCCGGGAGATCCTGAAGCGCTACCACGGCGTCACGGTGGGCATGTACACCATCGGCCCGTGTGAGGCGGGTCCCGACAACTTTGCACCCGGGACGGTGATCGGGCGTTATTGCTCGATCTATTACACGGCGCGGGTGTTGGAAGAGGACGGGCCCGCGGGATTGGTGCGGTGGGGACCGGCATGGGTCCCGGGCGCGCCCAGGTCGGCACCGCTGAATCTGAGGAAGGAGGGAACGGTCGTGGGCCACGACGTTTACATCGGCCACAATGCGGTTCTGTTGCCCTCCGTCTCAAGGGTGGGACATGGCGCGATTGTAGGTGCGGGGTCGGTTGTGCGCGAGGATGTGCCGCCCTACGCTGTGGTCACGGGAAACCCGGCCCGGGTTGTACGGTACCGGTTCCGGCCGGCGACGGTGGAAAAGTTACTTTCCGAACAATGGTGGTTGAAATCCATCGACGAATTGATTGATCTCGGGATTCAGTTGAACCGGCCGATTGAGGTCAACGAGGGCCGCTGA